One window of the Desulfonatronum sp. SC1 genome contains the following:
- a CDS encoding DUF4150 domain-containing protein — MFACCKSSGNAFAFPDVCNVPTPAGPVPTPFPNTGQMALAMPGAKKVLITGAPAVNKKCKISLTEGDEPGVGMGVQSGTIKGPGKFVGGSAKVTIEGSPAQRLGDSTTQNKDNAKPGNVIAPSQTKVMIMS, encoded by the coding sequence ATGTTCGCATGCTGCAAATCATCAGGCAATGCCTTTGCCTTTCCGGACGTCTGCAATGTGCCTACCCCGGCTGGCCCGGTACCGACGCCGTTTCCGAACACCGGACAGATGGCCCTGGCCATGCCCGGGGCGAAGAAGGTGCTCATCACCGGCGCTCCGGCCGTGAACAAGAAGTGCAAGATCAGCCTGACCGAGGGGGATGAGCCCGGCGTGGGCATGGGCGTGCAGTCCGGCACCATCAAGGGGCCGGGCAAGTTCGTGGGCGGCAGCGCCAAGGTCACGATCGAGGGCAGCCCGGCCCAGCGCCTGGGCGACTCCACCACCCAGAACAAGGACAACGCCAAGCCGGGCAACGTCATCGCGCCGAGCCAGACCAAGGTGATGATCATGTCCTGA